Within Anticarsia gemmatalis isolate Benzon Research Colony breed Stoneville strain chromosome 15, ilAntGemm2 primary, whole genome shotgun sequence, the genomic segment gttgatttttttctttttcttctaaATGGTAAAGTTTGTTAAGACTTGATTGAAGGTTTTGATCGttctttgtttacattttaaatcacGATTGGTAATACTGTACGCCGactcaatttgtatttataatctGCTACTATGATAAATCACTAATAATGGTATTTATGTCAAAATTTCCCACTTTTCATTACCACACACCGTGTTAGATTAAAACGAGGTTGCATACCACAATGGATCATTTCCGttcaaatatgtttataaaatgtttcaaatatatGTTTAAGGTCAAACTTATTTCATGACACTATAAactatagtaggtacctatctagaGTATAATGTATATCTTTATGTGAATTTAGGTGTTGCGTGATTGTACAATGTTCATCATTAAACTGACAATAGTTTGGTCCATTTTTTTGTCCTTGGCTTGAAATGATAGCTATAATTACATGTCGATGTACATGAACATCGAATGTACACATATCACGGTTTTTCACCCTTCACCATATTTCGTAAttgctttataaataattaggtaaataACTCAGAAAGTGATAACGATAATTATACCTAGGAATTGTTAAGGTCTGTACACATATATGTCTTCAATTCATCATAAGTTGAAAAATTCCTGATCAGTAGGTATTCATCATCAGGGTAGAAATTGCTTCCAAAGTTTTGTTTGCAGGATCCTTCTGAAATTCATTTTATGGAAAACTGTAAAGCAATTGACAACGTTTTAAAACGACAACTTTTGAGATTGTTCCTTCTGCTAAAAGGAATATCAGAGTTTGGGAGTTTTGTGTCCATTTACTAATTTCAACTCAGACCAATCACTAGTATTTTGGTTTTATGATTTGAGTTTTTGCATTAATTCGCGACATATGAGTCaattttaatgcaaaagttAGTAGTCCTGGAAAAAGGTAGTCTGAATTTGATTTAAGTACCTCAATGttgataaaatatacctatCCAGGTGAACTTATCATGCAAAGGTAGGTGGCATCTAGTTAGGGCCACTGGTTCAGCCCGCGCGGTGATCGCAGGCACCAAACAGATAAGGTTCACGCTCTACCGCGCTGGCTTCCGTCGATTTCATCAGCTTCCGTCCTCCGGTCACTGTACCCGACCAATTTTACTACATTTCATATCATTTTTGTACTTCGTCATTGCTGTTTTATTTGTCTGAATCGAGAGAAAAGTATGACGTGGGGAAGAGTGTCAAGATCTGCAAGAATAAAGGGAAAATAGGTGTAGtagtaaaataatgattagTATTTTCATTGAGTTGGTTGatgtaaaatgtctttattttgaCAAACACATGTTATTACGTGTCTCTCCAGGATCGAACAGGAAAATATGATCTGTATCAACGTTTCAGGATGCTTATTTGTGGTTGAAATTCAACTAAGtaactaatataaaaactaactaactaactataataatacttaatgtCGAGTGATCTGATTGTATCTAAAGGAAGATGCTTAAGGTTAAAATTTCTTGATTCCCAGactaaaaagaaatataagagaagcctataataataattcgtaACTGTTAATTTCCAGGTCGTCTATCGGCAACAAAGATGTGGCATACAAAAGCGGTTCTGTTGTGGTGTGGAGTACTGTTCCACCTCGGACTGTGTGAGCAAGTGCAGCATGACTTCCAAGAACATAGCGAAGTTAATGAACATGTAAGTGGACTGCGTCTCTTAGTATTTTATGTAGTTCAAGATGTGTCAAATGACATTTGGCAGTAGTCGTGACCTGAAATCTCTGATTTGTATAATACGTATCTAGGTGAAATTTAGCTCTTTTGTCCTAAAAACAAGACAGGAATTACCAGAAATTCgaatattaatgattttaaagtacAATGATCAAACTTGGATCTAATTACGCTGTTTAATGATATCTATGATCTGATAGGATCCAGGCAACGGAATAGaacttgaaacaaaaatataagcaaTACACTGGTCTTGAATGAGTATAGTGCTGATTGCATAATACGCAAATATGCACTGAAAGCTCTATCAATCCGTCTCCCACAAAAATCAGCAAATCTGAACACAAATCCTTAAAATAGGTATcataaatattcacaaattaaTAGCTAGATCTATTAAAAGCTAAAAGAAAACGGATGAAAGTATTAATTGACACGAATGTTAAAATGTTATCGCGGAGATTATCAGCAGTAAACAGCACGATCTAACGTTTTAGTTTATAGCAAGTCTTGTTTCTATCAATCGCGACCGCATAATCTAAGCTTGTTTGATAAACACTGGGAATATATACTTTCTTGCTGGACGATACGAGGCCGATGTATCGGCGGatgtaaaaatttcaaaattgtaGGTATTTCATCAGCTAGATCGCAAGTTAGATTTCTAAATCGCTGTGTTAATATTATGTCCATTGTTAAAAGTTTGGACGGTGTTTTTGTCGCCTACTTTTTGCAGTACAGGAAtaggaaaagtatttttttcatcggtatacaatttataactttattattacaaagaTAATGCCAGACAAATCTAAGACGGCAGAACACAACTCTTTATACAACTTTTTGTACGAACTCCCGAAAGATTAGCTGTCGTAGGCGTCAGCGCTTCTGAAAAGTCTTTTGTTAATAATGAGTCAGTATCTATGCTGAGTAGAACGAACTAGACAGGTCACAAGTGTTTACACCCACCGTTTACTGAATCTCACCTGCCTTCAACACCACTGTTTTCAAACAACCCACTATTTTCGACAATTAATCTGTCTGTTCTTTGAAAAATCCTTGGAATGTCCGCCGCTAAACTAAATTATTCTCCAGTCGTAGGTGTTTTAAACAAACTGCGAAGATAAATTCCAATTAGACACGAATGCAGCTTAATATTCTAGTTTGTGTTACAAGTGAAACTACACaggatataattaaaaatcaagataaaatgaatatttaaatagttgcTAATTGCTGTACCTCATTTAATCTAgacaatttaatttcataatatcaaCTCACAAGTAACATTTAACGTATGTATTTTTACAGGTCAACATAGAATCAGATTCGGTGCGAGGTCGTCGCGGCGTGATCGAAGAAGAGAAGTTCTACAACATCCATACTCATCAACAGAACTCAAATCTGAACCAACCTTGGATACCAGGGCCTTTGCCACCAGAAGATGACCCGACTACCAAGATATCAATCACTAATGAAGTTAAGGAACACTTGCCTTTATACCAAACTACTGAAAGAGTGACTGACAAGCCGACAGGTCGAGGTGCAAGGGCTTCTAATGAGAACTGGATCAAATTACCCATTCCAGGTCGTGATGAGCTACAAAGAGACCAGATCCAAAGAGATCAGAGAGACCACAGAGATGACATACTAACACCTCCACAGCCTTCAGGAGATTTGATCAACTCTCGAATGCCGCGAGTCAACTTCGTCACTCAGAACAAAGCATTAGACGCGTCAGAATCCCGTAACGACAAAGAATCTGTTCAACGAGCGACAAGAAACGATGAAATAAGAACCGAATTTGTCAGACCAGATGAAGATAGAGCTAAATATAAGCCAGTATTCCCAAGACAAGCTGTGTACAACCAAATAGCTCCCGATGAATCAAGGAGATACTTCTACGATGATAGGTATTACCCAGTTCCAGATGATTTGTACAGACGAGATCCTTACTACGACATGGTTGACCGAAGGCGGTACTACCCTTACGGCCCTAGAGTCGACAGATACGATGACAACTATGATAACTACGTACCTCGAAAGCCTAAAAGAATCATCTACTACGCCCATCTACCAGAAGTTGTTCGAACTCCACCCAGCGTGGACTTGAGGTACAGATATTCTGTTGATCCTTACAGGCGTTTTGATGATGACGTATATGCGAGGAACGGAAGGTACGACTACAGATTTAGAAGCAGATACCCGTACGCTCCTCTTAGAAAAGATGACAGAAACTACAGAGACTTGGCCGGCGCTGGAACTGTCGTCAAGGATAAGAAAATAGAAGACAAGGTCACCCCTACACCAATTTTACCACAGAAGGAAGATAAGTTCAAAACTCCGATCAATGCGAACAGAAATCTTATCAACAGTCACCAGTACCACGAGAGCGCTGACACCTACAATGAACCTCTTGCACACAAAGCTTTTCAAGATGTAGTGAGACACGACGATACATACTTCAAGTACGATGAACCACTGTTCCAGGGAGCAGTCGACGATcattatcaaagaaaatattaaccCATGGACTGAATCAGCGTTTCTGGCTCGTTTCTCAAACAAACCCTGAAAAATAGCCATAAACGCATTCATACCGTGTGTAGACTAACATTTTGAGAGCATTTATCGatctagtatttatttttagaactgtAATGCAAATGAAAGATTTTACAAACTTTGTTGTGTCTCGCTAATAAACGTAATAACTGATGGGCGTGTTTTAATTACGCGGGCGGAGTAAGCGACAAATTGTACAAGCAATAAAtcgagcatttaatttaaaacaagccGAGGGTGAAGATGAATTTcattaagaattaattaatgtCATTCTTAAAGCGTTTTTGTTTTTCCACGGCGTATAAAAACCATCTGTCGGGGATGTCGGGTGCGACGCGTTTTCTTGAGGTAATTAAGCAATAAATTTTGTGGCCGGAGCATCGCGAGGTGGGGGCCAATTACAGTAGTTAAGAAAATGGATGTTCACCACTCGAGACGCGTACAAAACCGACGTGCCTAATTAAAACGAGGGCTTACGAAAAATCCTACGACGTGACAGCTTGTAATCAAGGggatagattttttatattattttttgtgtgcgCCTATCTTTCGCGGATTAGTGTGGCAGCGATAAATTACGGGTAATTATATGTCTTGTCGGGGGTTTAAACGACGGCTTGGTTACGAAAGCTGGCCATTTTGCATAAATCATTTTACATAGATTTTGTTGTTGATATATAATTCGACTTTCGAGGTCACAGTGGcgttttaaagaaaactttaatGTCCTCccttttatttatctatacttacttaatattataaagctgaagagttggtttgtttgattgtttgtttatttgtttgtttgaacgcgctaatctcaggaactactggtccgattcgaaaaattctttcagtgttagatagtccatttatcgaggaaggctataggctattcatcattacgctacgaccaataagggcagagtagcaataaaaaatgttacaaaaacggggaaaatgttgacctattctctcttatgtgacgcaagcgaagttgcgcgagtcagctagtattaactAAAATGAAGAAAACTGACATAAGATAAGACAAGTTATAGTAGAGATGACACTGATAGCAGCTTTATCAAGTCTGTATAAGAGTCAGTTAACTTAAAATTCGaatttcaacataatttttatacaatttgcttacacaaaaaataagaaGGTATAGTGTTTTTTCGTAAAATTAGGAGTAACAAACCCTCTTTTGATTATTATCAAAGaaacagtaaacaaaataatattgactgTAGCGAGGACAAAAATCCGttagatataatatttagtaaacaaACTGCAAGTCTGTGTGTGGCCACAATCGGCCCTTGATGacttgaattatttatacagGGTCGTCGCGTTGATGTGACCATGCTATGAACTACGAGAGTGGATATACctttaatatttctaataattgCCAGAACTTAATTATTGTGTATGTGtttgaactattttttattttgtggttcTTCGTATTAGTCTTCTTCAATTGTAGTTACAAACATTGAACTTCTCTTATTCTAACTAGtcttatgtatgaaaaattatcGATAATAACGAGTAAAAGCATATTGTTTTCAATCTCcttcaaattataaatgaaagatagcaaataaataatatatgaaattaaattggAACGGAGATTGTAATTATGTGGAAATGAAGAAACTTGATTGTCaataagacattattatttCCAATAGCGTTAATACAAACCGTTGTTTGAATTTTTCCAATCCTTCAACGATatttttcttatcaaataacaaccccttaaattaattgataagtGGATTAATGGAGCTAATAAGTTACATCAATTAAAAATTGTCCTTCTTACTTCCCAACTCATATCCTCCCTTAACTTAAGGGTTGTGACAGATGGCGGGTTGCACAAACAGCAGCGATGTCCCGAGGCCATATTCATTATCTACCACGAAGTACAACCGACCTTACCTCAATCTTAAGCTGCATTATTGTATTTGGCTAATTGGACCTTGTAGTGGATAAAGGgttcaaataatttgtatttgtattgaaaattgtattattattacatttgagTGGTTGTTAAAGCTTTATACTTTAATAAACtctattgtgtattttatttattagtagctAGTTAGCTAAATTAAGCATGTTTTTTACGTTTTCTTAACTTATTCGAGTTCTATGCTATTTACTTTGGTATAATACAATAACGAAATGTAATCGTTTAGTTTTCGATCTGGCCCTCAACTCTGTTCATTGACAAAAGTGCAgtcttaaattaaatacttctttCGGTAAAACTGTAATTCGTGCACCCTATTTTTGACTCAAAAATATCAACAGTACATTCATAGCAGTATAGTCTAAGATATTTACTCAATAAGACACTCCATGGACGACAATCAAGAACCTAATTCACAActaagaattaattaaataacacagCGACATTACACAAACTAAAATGATTACCCAACAAGTTAAACAAGTTGGTGTAACTATATTAAGTCAAATTAACCCTAAACACGTAACATATCATAATATTAACCCTCTAAGACTAAACAATCTGTAGTTCGGTCGCACAGACCGGAGCGACCGGGGTAAGAGACGGTCGAGGAGACCTTGTGAAGGGTTGCCAAACCTAAAGTACCTATCTttactattatataaattactagcttttacccacgactgccacctaaattttcccatgggaatgcgtcattttcccgggataaagtagcctatgtccattcTCGGTTattgaaatatctccataccaaatttcatgcaaattagttcagtagtttagacgtgattgagtaacagacagacagacagagttactttcgcatttataatattaagtatggatgtaaatagatgaaattgtattaaataagttattctGACGAATTCAGTAGAGAGCTACAATTATTGAGTTGTTCGTTGTGGCTAGATATAGAAATCAAACAATCGGTTATGAAACAAAGTATTTGATAAAAGATTTAGGTATCACTGTTTTACCcgcaacaaaaataataacgcaAAGGttcttaatatttatgaaaaaaaacttttgaaaaggCTTATTTCTCATTTTTTGCTTcttatcataacttttataaaGTTACCAATGAAATGCATGTTTAGGTGGatacctttattatttttattaggctGATGATCATTCCTTCACTTATGTTTCTAGcgttcgaaaaaaaaaaaattctaattcAGCAGAAATCCCGAAAAAGGGGTTACATTCAATATCTTATGCATGGAAATGTTCATATTTATGAAACTGTTTACGATCCCTGTTACAAGGCAAGTAGCAGTGAAGGGTTAGCGACATCACGACATTCAAACTATTAACATGTCAATAACAATTTACAGAATTGCTTTTATGTTGAGCTTGATATGACGCCCGCGGCCAAGGGGTTATTGCAGGGCTGGTAAACATTTGAAAACGTTTCCAAGTAGTGGGTTTACTTATATGAAATTACTAAGATTATGCCGAACATGTCTTCGGTATTTAACACCTTTTGGTATATAAATTATACTGACACTGACATTTAAAGATGAGAAAGTTATTTTAGTGttctttattgatttttttttatctataaaaggttaaaataaataaataagtataatggATAAAAGAGATGTcttatttggttattttataaaaataatgttatgtttcTACAAATGTTGTATCGTAGGAGTTGATCTGCACTCGTCATCCATGTAGCATCGCACTATTATTTCGGTTTATCTCGATGCGATTAATTGATgctactaattatattattactgctTGCATCTACTAGTAGTACTAGTCATCGATTTCTGTTTGCAGACAGATAACCTTTAATATCTCTTAAGGCAAAATAATCACGAATACATACTAATTAAACATTAGTTGATTTCGAAAATTATTGCGTATTTGTAGAACATGGTAAGATGTAATAAAGATAAGGTAACGCGTAGTATTATTGACCCCTACAATAATTTTCCCTTCGAACtttcttacaaaatacaatCACTAAAATCAAAAACGGGTATAAATTAAACTCCaacattttatatcattaaaaatattcacaaaaacaaacattgcCAACCCTATCAAGTCAAACGGTCCCAAAGTTAAGGGTTGTAGTACCCCGGGACGACACGGGACTGGCCGGGAAATTGATAATTTTCACTGAGCTTAACAACgtgctcattatttattcatacacaAGATATGATCCCTGACcggtataaatattaattagccATTGTCCTAGCGTGTCCCGTCACTAAAATTAATACGGGATAAGGTTGAAATAGTTAGGGATTAAGATAGACTTGGTCTATTTACTTAATTAGTTTGGGGAATTGTGTATCTTTAGGCTGGTTAGTTTAAGGGATGATTAGAATTAAGCGGTTTTGACTTTGTTATAGTCAGACGAAGTGGGTATTGTTATGTTGTTCAATATGATTTATGGAGTATGGTTTTGGGCTCTACATTAATGTTTGGCTTTATCTGTTCagtaatctatattaataaactcTCTCTGAAGTTAAGATTCGCTTGCCGAGGTTcttcagtggatgggtgaccttaTTATACATTTCACGTTACTGCGTGCTTCGGTAGGCACGTTAACTAGTGGATTccggctgttattttcaaagacaGACGGTTGTTAACAGTGATCAGAAAATGGAAACTCTGAAAACCAGTCGTACTgtagggtatcgtgttataagttaCATAGGTATGTTTGGAGAAGACCTATTTTTGCTTAGAAATGAAAATTTTTGCTCCATccaattttatatgaaactctTAAAAACCGATGCTTTTCACTACCTACCAAATTAAACACTCAGTCTTTTATGCAAAGGCTTTCAACAATGACGTCACTGGCATGTCTCATAACCTAAATACGCTGGACATTACAAAGCATGCTCGCAATGTGAAGCTGTACCTGTCATCAGAGACAGAGCCTCTTCTTAGAACTAACTTAAATATCGGCGCTGTTAGCCTTAAGTTTCTAATAAAGTGTCACATAAACTTGTGTGACTCACTTGTAGTAGGGTTCGCAGGCTTTGATGCAAGCTTTTTAAAGTTGTAGATTTAATTCTATGTGTTTGACATCTATTTAGTATTTAGTTTCTactttctacgtatttttttagtCGTCTATTTGATATTGACAATATCCtttgttaaagtattttgtgttttatagtgtttagaaaaaataaggcaaaaaaatgtggtttaaacTTGAATCTAAATAGTAAATTAAGGAGTTAGGTATGGTAATCTAAATAGGTGACTTTGAATGAAAATAGTGCCTGCAATTTTGAAAGCGTTTGCACTAGGCACAAAGATGCGAAACCtgtaaaatttgtttgaaaatattttatgtgtatcaGTTCTTTAAATACATATCTTCAAAATAACGTATACTTTACTATTGCTGatttgtaaagttatttaaagcctttaaataaatatcgtgaTGACCCTACAGCAAGTTCTTATCCGGTTCTAAGAACGCTAACATTGTCGCATTGTCGCGCATAATATTCGCTTAATTTATCCAGTGACGAGCTTTTATTGCTCcccttattaatatttgtgttttattaccTACCTGTGTTAATAAACTTAAGATATATCGATTTCGAGACGGCG encodes:
- the LOC142978968 gene encoding uncharacterized protein LOC142978968, with amino-acid sequence MWHTKAVLLWCGVLFHLGLCEQVQHDFQEHSEVNEHVNIESDSVRGRRGVIEEEKFYNIHTHQQNSNLNQPWIPGPLPPEDDPTTKISITNEVKEHLPLYQTTERVTDKPTGRGARASNENWIKLPIPGRDELQRDQIQRDQRDHRDDILTPPQPSGDLINSRMPRVNFVTQNKALDASESRNDKESVQRATRNDEIRTEFVRPDEDRAKYKPVFPRQAVYNQIAPDESRRYFYDDRYYPVPDDLYRRDPYYDMVDRRRYYPYGPRVDRYDDNYDNYVPRKPKRIIYYAHLPEVVRTPPSVDLRYRYSVDPYRRFDDDVYARNGRYDYRFRSRYPYAPLRKDDRNYRDLAGAGTVVKDKKIEDKVTPTPILPQKEDKFKTPINANRNLINSHQYHESADTYNEPLAHKAFQDVVRHDDTYFKYDEPLFQGAVDDHYQRKY